The genome window CCGCGGACTTCACTATTAGATACATTAACGAGTAGCTCACGACAACTGAATATGTAGTGGCTGGCATTGAAGTGGTCATTCCTTAGTGCTGATGCTGTTGATGGAACGCCTCGAAACTTCATAATAACACTAGCTCTCAGGATCGAGCGTTACAACTTGATTCCTCAAGTGTTCATCGGCTTTGGCAATCCTTGTACGGCCTTCTTGTTTAAATATCCTATAGGATTTTGACCTTCTGTCAGATCGGTTCCCTTGCTGGCATCGCTCGAAAATCGCCCACGCTTAGACTGCTTGAATTAACTTAACTGGCGCAGCCCCCTGAAGGAGCCCCCTAATCCTCCCAGTTGATGGACAGCTCGTCACTTATGGGAACTATGATTAATGGTCTCCATTAAGCACTTGCCCCATATCACATTGATCCCAGCTTTCAAGCACTCTTCGATGACCTCTTCATCCTCGGAGCCCGGTTGAAACCATATCATCTTTATTCCCATTCGTATCGCGTCTCTCACTACCTCCCTAGCCACAGTGGGGGGAACAACGAGATTCACTAGGTCAGGCTTTTCCGGTAGACTTCTCAGATCGGGATAGGCCTTATCACCATCTATTTCCTCAGCTCTAGGGTTCACCGGATATACTTTCCTGTAGTATCTCTTGAAAAACCGGTATAGCCTGTAACCCCACTTCTTCGGGTTTCTAGATGCTCCTACCACGGCGACAGTGTTCTCCCTCTTAAGAAAAGGCTCCAAATTCACGTGATCACCTCACTCGAGCTCCTTTAGGATCCTCCTGACCATTTTCAGCCTCTTTTCCAGACCTTTTATCTCTCTTTGGAGCCTCCATATCCTCCACTTCACGGCTATCCTCTTCAAGGGGTTGACCCTCCTAGATGAAAGTGCCTCCATGATGTTCCTCCTGTCCTCTATCGCCGCTTCCAGTACGAGGCTCGCCTCCATGGCTTCCGTCCTGTAGGGATCTAGGTCCTCCTCCAATAGACCAAGCTCCCTCTCGTACTCTTCCTTGAGCATCTGGTATACCGCTTCATCCATGACCTCCTTCCTACTCTCTAAGGTGCTGAGCAAGTCCCTCATTTCATTCCTCCTCTCAACCAAGCCCTTAACCACATCTGACCTCAGTCTGGCCGGAGGTAGGGACCAGATCTCAGGAGATCTGACTGAAATGCTCTTAGTTCCTCTTTCCTTAGCTTTGACCCTAGATTTGGAAGTCTTCCTTACGACTCTCCTCTTCTCGCTCTTTCCTCTCCCATTCTCCCCCTCTATCCCCCCTTCTACCACCTCATCCTTCAACTTCCTCCCTGCATCCTCAGTCTTGGAGACGTTGATCTCCGTCTGGATCGAGAGGAACCTGACCACCTCTTGCAGACTGGGAGGAGGTCTTGGCTTGGGATTCGGAGTGGAACCCAAGTGGGCGCTCTTAACACCCCCTACCTTCACGAAACCGGGCTTGAAGGTGAACGGTCCCTCCACATAAGCCACTCCCCTTTCGAGGCTGCTTATCCTCGAGGCCACGTCTTTGCTGAGCCCCAAGTACTGGATCACAGCGGACAGGTCCCTGATGTACTCTACCCTCAGGATGATCTTGTTCTCCGCCTGACTGAGCAAGGTCTTCGAAACCAGCTGGGGCCTTTGGGTCGAGAACATGAGCCCTATGCCCTTCTTCCTCCCTCTAGTTGCCAGCGTATTCAGCCATGTTAGAGTGCTCATCGCTCCCTTGCCTAGAGTGCTGCCAGCTCCCTTCTCAGGAGCTAGCTCCTTGGCCTCATCTACCACGACCAGAAATCCATCCGGGCTTCCTATTTTCATCAGACCCTCAATGATTCCGGCTGCCAATTTAGTAGAGGTATCCGGCTTGTACTTGGACATGTCGAGGATGAAGCTGACTCCCTTGACGGCCACCTGAGCTAATCTACTAGGGGAGGCCCTCGTAAGGTCTACGTCCCCATCGGGAGATATAATAAGCATGTCGAATACATCAGCTAGGGAGGTGTGCTCTCCCTCCGGGTCTATGATGCCTACAGGATAACCTCTCTCCAGCAGCTCCTCAACCACCTTCCTTATGGTCCAAGACTTACCGTAACCCGTTTTGGCTATAACGGCAGTCCTTCCCGTCACTAATTCGGCTATTTTCAGTCTAAATTCCTCTCCA of Thermoproteota archaeon contains these proteins:
- a CDS encoding CoA-binding protein, which codes for MNLEPFLKRENTVAVVGASRNPKKWGYRLYRFFKRYYRKVYPVNPRAEEIDGDKAYPDLRSLPEKPDLVNLVVPPTVAREVVRDAIRMGIKMIWFQPGSEDEEVIEECLKAGINVIWGKCLMETINHSSHK
- a CDS encoding DUF87 domain-containing protein, giving the protein MDTIVLGREIDSGEEFRLKIAELVTGRTAVIAKTGYGKSWTIRKVVEELLERGYPVGIIDPEGEHTSLADVFDMLIISPDGDVDLTRASPSRLAQVAVKGVSFILDMSKYKPDTSTKLAAGIIEGLMKIGSPDGFLVVVDEAKELAPEKGAGSTLGKGAMSTLTWLNTLATRGRKKGIGLMFSTQRPQLVSKTLLSQAENKIILRVEYIRDLSAVIQYLGLSKDVASRISSLERGVAYVEGPFTFKPGFVKVGGVKSAHLGSTPNPKPRPPPSLQEVVRFLSIQTEINVSKTEDAGRKLKDEVVEGGIEGENGRGKSEKRRVVRKTSKSRVKAKERGTKSISVRSPEIWSLPPARLRSDVVKGLVERRNEMRDLLSTLESRKEVMDEAVYQMLKEEYERELGLLEEDLDPYRTEAMEASLVLEAAIEDRRNIMEALSSRRVNPLKRIAVKWRIWRLQREIKGLEKRLKMVRRILKELE